The following are encoded in a window of Arthrobacter antioxidans genomic DNA:
- a CDS encoding TAXI family TRAP transporter solute-binding subunit, with the protein MTTKQRSRKRLCAAALIAPALFLSACGSPEPSSSGGGGGADSGEGGSLSIATGGTGGVYYPLGGGFATVIRDNIEGYDATVQETNASVDNMLLIQNGSAQLAFSVGDVVSDAVEGVGEFEGNAIEICSLGNIYNNFMQAVSVDGAGIQSVEDMAGKVVSVGAPGSATEVAALRILEAAGIDPETGVERRQLGAAETVAALRDGTIDAGFWSGGLPTGALIDLASDGDMVLVPIGEYAEPLASEFGDYYVAEDIPANTYEGQTEAVPAIASPNLLVASPSMDEQLQEDITRTIFENEEALIQVHPAAEELDAATAGDISYIETCPGAQTYFDEAAG; encoded by the coding sequence TTGACTACGAAACAACGAAGCCGGAAGCGTCTTTGCGCGGCGGCACTCATCGCCCCCGCCCTGTTCCTTTCGGCCTGCGGCAGCCCCGAGCCCAGCTCCAGCGGCGGAGGAGGCGGAGCCGACTCCGGTGAAGGAGGATCACTCTCCATCGCGACCGGCGGCACCGGCGGCGTCTACTACCCCCTGGGCGGCGGCTTCGCCACGGTGATCCGCGACAACATCGAAGGCTATGACGCGACGGTGCAGGAAACCAACGCCTCCGTGGACAATATGCTCCTCATCCAGAACGGCTCGGCCCAGCTCGCCTTCTCCGTGGGCGACGTGGTCTCCGACGCGGTGGAAGGCGTCGGCGAATTCGAAGGCAACGCGATCGAGATCTGCTCACTCGGCAACATCTACAACAACTTCATGCAGGCCGTCAGCGTCGACGGAGCCGGAATCCAGTCCGTCGAGGACATGGCAGGGAAAGTCGTTTCCGTCGGGGCGCCCGGTTCCGCCACCGAGGTCGCAGCGCTGCGTATCCTCGAGGCGGCCGGCATCGACCCCGAGACCGGAGTGGAACGCCGCCAGCTCGGCGCCGCCGAAACCGTCGCTGCGCTGCGGGACGGCACCATCGACGCCGGATTCTGGTCCGGCGGGCTTCCCACGGGCGCGCTCATCGACCTCGCGAGCGACGGCGACATGGTGCTGGTTCCCATCGGCGAATACGCCGAGCCACTGGCCTCCGAGTTCGGCGATTACTACGTCGCAGAGGACATCCCCGCGAACACCTACGAAGGCCAGACCGAGGCCGTTCCCGCCATCGCCTCCCCGAACCTGCTGGTGGCCAGCCCTTCGATGGACGAACAGCTCCAGGAGGACATCACCCGGACGATCTTCGAGAACGAGGAGGCCCTCATCCAGGTCCACCCCGCGGCCGAGGAACTCGATGCCGCCACCGCAGGCGACATCTCCTACATCGAGACCTGCCCAGGCGCTCAGACCTACTTCGACGAGGCCGCGGGCTAG
- a CDS encoding carboxymuconolactone decarboxylase family protein, with protein sequence MSDTTESARPQAAGRFPLLTPAELSDEQRAVYDSIAGPPRGNGAFTMIYDDGALAGPFNAMLFAPAIGDAVQALGAVLRFGGTLDGRLRELIICAISAELDSAYEWYAHSRVAATVGIDETELEHLQNGSVPPTLSATERAALDFTRALLRGTSVDDEVHARVLGHIGHPGVAELSLLIGYYRMLAGLLAAGDVPAPGPRSGTVPPPVPPTQPAIINDKGEQP encoded by the coding sequence TTGTCTGATACCACCGAAAGCGCCAGGCCCCAGGCCGCAGGGCGGTTTCCACTGCTGACCCCAGCCGAACTCTCCGACGAACAGCGCGCTGTCTACGACTCCATCGCGGGACCTCCGCGCGGCAACGGCGCGTTCACGATGATCTACGACGACGGCGCCCTGGCGGGCCCATTCAACGCGATGCTCTTCGCCCCCGCGATCGGCGACGCCGTCCAGGCGCTCGGTGCGGTGCTGCGCTTCGGCGGGACCCTCGACGGGCGGCTGCGCGAACTGATCATCTGCGCGATTTCCGCAGAGCTCGACTCGGCGTACGAGTGGTATGCCCACAGCCGGGTGGCGGCGACAGTCGGCATCGACGAGACCGAGCTGGAACACCTCCAGAACGGCAGCGTGCCGCCCACCCTCTCCGCCACCGAACGCGCCGCACTCGACTTCACCCGGGCGCTTCTCCGAGGCACCTCCGTCGACGACGAGGTCCATGCCCGGGTCCTCGGGCACATCGGGCACCCGGGGGTGGCCGAGCTCTCGCTGCTCATCGGCTACTACCGGATGCTCGCCGGGCTGCTCGCCGCCGGAGACGTCCCCGCGCCCGGCCCTCGATCCGGCACCGTCCCGCCCCCCGTCCCCCCTACCCAGCCAGCAATCATCAACGACAAAGGAGAACAGCCTTGA
- a CDS encoding SDR family NAD(P)-dependent oxidoreductase, translated as MLPLADWLGLKDQRVLVAGAGGIGAACTEAFLEAGARLVVADQSAERLADFAGTAGTVAADLTTTSGCEQAVHAAQTELGGLDILVHAVGINNRVPMLDTTDEDWDKIIAVNLSSAFRLGRAAGRVMVDARYGRQIYCSSVSSLLAHPDHGPYAASKGGLNQLIRVMAREWAASGVTVNAIAPGYVDTALTSAHLGRPGVREHYTGMVPAGRLGTVDDLTGPVLYLASRQAAFVTGHVLYVDGGRTLV; from the coding sequence ATGCTTCCTTTGGCTGACTGGCTTGGTTTGAAGGATCAGCGCGTGCTGGTGGCCGGTGCCGGCGGCATTGGCGCCGCCTGCACGGAGGCCTTCCTCGAGGCCGGCGCGCGTCTGGTCGTCGCGGATCAGAGTGCGGAACGTCTGGCGGACTTCGCCGGTACCGCTGGCACCGTTGCCGCCGACCTGACGACCACGAGCGGCTGTGAGCAGGCAGTCCACGCCGCTCAGACGGAACTCGGTGGCCTCGATATCCTCGTCCACGCGGTCGGCATCAACAACCGGGTACCCATGCTCGACACCACGGACGAGGACTGGGACAAGATCATTGCCGTCAACCTGTCCAGTGCTTTCCGCCTCGGTCGTGCAGCCGGCCGGGTCATGGTCGACGCCCGGTACGGCCGGCAGATCTACTGCTCCTCCGTATCGAGCCTGCTCGCCCATCCCGACCATGGGCCGTATGCCGCGAGCAAGGGGGGATTGAACCAGCTCATCCGGGTCATGGCGCGTGAATGGGCGGCCAGCGGGGTGACGGTCAATGCGATCGCCCCGGGCTACGTCGATACGGCCCTGACCAGCGCTCATCTTGGCCGTCCGGGCGTCCGCGAGCACTATACGGGCATGGTTCCGGCCGGCCGGTTGGGTACCGTCGACGACCTCACCGGCCCCGTGCTCTACCTCGCATCACGGCAGGCAGCCTTCGTCACCGGGCACGTTCTCTATGTGGACGGGGGGCGGACTCTTGTCTGA
- a CDS encoding GntR family transcriptional regulator, producing the protein MTSSATGSSKRPPTAQAFVLAELRRAIIAGEFLPGQPLRQDALAERFGVSRVPLREALKTLESEGQVLYEPHRGHRVATLSLTDLLEVYRIRQLLEGEATRVALVRDLSSTVLNDLKAAARDVETASAEGDLLKMTEANRRFHFVLVEAAGMPRLERIIKILWDATDAYRFVYYGSASNRSRVEHEHALMIDAFAERDAEKLILLLDEHREHAVQALRTFLEAESVREG; encoded by the coding sequence GTGACGAGCAGCGCCACGGGGAGTTCCAAACGTCCACCGACTGCACAGGCCTTCGTGCTCGCGGAGCTCCGACGCGCGATTATCGCCGGGGAGTTCCTGCCCGGACAGCCGCTCCGCCAGGACGCACTCGCGGAACGTTTCGGCGTGAGCCGGGTCCCCCTCCGTGAGGCTCTCAAGACCCTCGAGTCCGAGGGGCAGGTCCTCTACGAACCCCACCGCGGGCATAGGGTCGCAACCCTCTCCCTCACAGACCTGCTGGAGGTGTATCGGATCCGGCAGCTCCTCGAAGGAGAGGCGACGCGGGTCGCGCTGGTGAGGGATCTCAGCAGCACCGTTCTAAACGATCTCAAGGCTGCTGCCCGGGACGTCGAGACAGCGAGCGCCGAGGGGGACCTGCTGAAGATGACCGAGGCGAACCGGCGGTTCCATTTCGTGCTTGTAGAGGCAGCCGGGATGCCGCGTCTGGAACGGATCATCAAGATCCTGTGGGACGCCACCGATGCCTACAGATTCGTCTACTACGGATCGGCTTCGAACCGCTCACGTGTAGAGCATGAACATGCCCTGATGATCGACGCCTTCGCAGAACGGGACGCCGAGAAGCTCATCCTCCTGCTCGATGAGCACCGCGAGCACGCTGTGCAGGCCCTGCGAACCTTCCTGGAAGCCGAGTCCGTGCGAGAGGGCTGA
- a CDS encoding EcsC family protein, which produces MSNYTDPLFDGIISMSTYERQVWNTLDMHWQRRNNRRGLPNWASTALSRTGEVAGSAASRVAGALPGAVTRPVYRAGEAVATRAGRPALEGATALLELVNDWARELNDPTSVEKLARKRGLNIDSFVALRQQDMKVCDRLLALNTLRWRTAGALEGGAMGLLALVPVAGIPIAMTADMLVIQVLSVSIATRIAYSYGYDAKDPEEQIFIQRLVRRSFMTQAAKVEPLRDVARAAGAAKGRVNWSPKLRADHRLLAALEKLMQQLGPAGARVPVQNVAKVVPFVGVLIGAGMNAAVLGNVAADAQRYCQTRFLCEKYGLPLPTALVTDPDDDYETAAV; this is translated from the coding sequence GCAGCGCCGTAATAATCGCCGCGGTCTACCGAACTGGGCAAGTACAGCGTTGAGTCGCACTGGCGAAGTGGCAGGCAGCGCTGCAAGCCGCGTCGCAGGTGCGCTGCCAGGGGCTGTCACTCGACCTGTCTATCGCGCAGGTGAAGCCGTCGCAACCAGGGCAGGGCGACCGGCACTTGAAGGTGCAACGGCACTACTAGAACTGGTGAATGACTGGGCCCGCGAGCTCAATGACCCGACGAGCGTCGAGAAACTCGCACGTAAGCGCGGCCTAAATATCGACTCGTTTGTTGCATTACGGCAGCAGGATATGAAGGTCTGTGATCGGCTACTGGCCCTGAACACCCTTAGGTGGCGGACGGCTGGTGCGCTCGAAGGTGGGGCCATGGGGCTCTTGGCTTTGGTCCCTGTCGCTGGCATCCCTATCGCGATGACAGCGGACATGCTGGTCATTCAAGTTCTGAGCGTCTCGATTGCAACGCGTATCGCATACTCCTACGGCTACGACGCCAAGGATCCGGAGGAGCAGATTTTCATTCAACGCCTCGTACGCCGATCGTTCATGACTCAAGCAGCAAAAGTCGAGCCACTAAGAGATGTCGCGCGCGCTGCAGGGGCGGCCAAGGGGCGAGTAAATTGGTCACCCAAGCTCCGCGCGGACCACCGCCTGCTCGCCGCTCTCGAGAAGTTGATGCAACAGTTGGGGCCAGCTGGCGCAAGGGTCCCAGTTCAGAACGTCGCGAAAGTCGTACCGTTCGTTGGCGTCCTCATTGGGGCAGGCATGAATGCTGCAGTACTCGGCAATGTGGCCGCCGACGCTCAGCGGTACTGTCAGACACGATTCCTTTGCGAAAAATATGGGCTGCCGTTGCCAACTGCACTGGTAACAGACCCCGACGATGACTATGAAACCGCAGCGGTCTAG